One region of Pieris rapae chromosome Z, ilPieRapa1.1, whole genome shotgun sequence genomic DNA includes:
- the LOC110997582 gene encoding uncharacterized protein LOC110997582 yields the protein MPSLSVIIKAIYVAIYITSILAIKRDEVSDYFEHVVDRIPNSNEVINAILGRLERNQHSGRFKQRNTDEDCDDPSQILPEYTETLPSQDRNTRQLSAKKHYPICHFDRRIQRLNTLEYEYRPAYYEEIRCINSDFEDLRDSNEICSSIGFSCVQWNKTIHLTRKRYNSHCWEALTMVIPAGCECMWPAHKLGDIALHA from the exons ATGCCTTCATTAAGTGTTATTATTAAG GCCATATATGTTGCGATATATATAACAAGTATTCTCGCTATAAAAAGAGACGAGGTATCAGATTATTTTGAGCATGTGGTGGATAGGATACCGAACTCTAATGAGGTCATAAACGCAATATTGGGTCGACTTGAACGAAACCAACATTCGGGCAGATTCAAGCAGAGGAATACAGACGAGGACTGCGATGATCCATCGCAG atTCTGCCAGAATACACAGAGACATTGCCAAGTCAGGACCGAAACACACGTCAACTTAGCGCTAAG AAACATTACCCAATTTGTCATTTTGACAGAAGGATTCAGAGATTAAACACTCTCGAATATGAGTATAGGCCAGCATATTACGAAGAAATCCGATGTATCAACTCCGACTTTGAGGATCTGAGGGATTCCAATGAG aTCTGTTCAAGCATTGGTTTTTCTTGTGTTCAATGGAATAAAACTATACATTTGACTCGAAAGCGTTATAATag CCACTGTTGGGAAGCGTTAACGATGGTAATACCAGCTGGCTGCGAATGTATGTGGCCGGCTCATAAGTTGGGAGACATCGCCTTACATGCGTAA
- the LOC110997601 gene encoding uncharacterized protein LOC110997601, whose product MQGNLRLVVTLAVIILVSSVSGKAIPKDQQPEQQLNQNHKNVAQNRAGYEYPAPSDSLEAHDDLHPPEPEVAHDHEHHIEEHIPDEHHDHHDHQDPGYWKKKLIWKEGVKKIWKNSKELAYKPGWKKIYKPVWHDIKVPVWKETKVVDYKKIYKPEWKPIKVKVLKDIKVPDYRKVTVPVWKDIFVPGWKDIQVPAYKKLWKPKWVKVGVPGEKYLGKDHDGWEYTSHDLWKKRLVWEAYWQKYFKPSKTKIWIPDKKLVWNDKWVKIWRPATKEIWIDDKKLVWKEAWQKYWKPSKKLVYVWDKKLEWQESYKQIFIPYWKDIVVPGIKKIWKPVWISEWFPSPDHHDHHHDHESHGWDRKDVSSGNEVTGTPVTTTPSPISTLWKFPK is encoded by the exons ATGCAAGGGAACTTGCGCCTAGTG GTTACCCTAGCGGTAATCATTCTGGTGTCTTCGGTGTCTGGGAAGGCGATACCAAAAGATCAACAACCAGAGCAGCAACTTAACCAAAACCATAAGAATGTCGCGCAAAATCGAGCTGGTTACGAGTATCCAGCACCAAGTGACAGTTTAGAAGCACACGATGATCTACATCCCCCCGAGCCGGAGGTTGCGCATGATCACGAACATCACATAGAGGAACATATTCCAGATGAACATCACGATCACCACGACCACCAGGATCCGGGCTACtggaaaaagaaattaatttggaAAGAGGgcgttaaaaaaatttggaaAAACTCTAAGGAGCTCGCTTACAAGCCAGGAtggaaaaaaatttataaacctGTTTGGCATGACATTAAAGTACCCGTTTGGAAGGAAACAAAAGTGGTCGATtacaagaaaatttataaGCCAGAATGGAAGCCtattaaagtaaaagttttaaaggATATAAAAGTCCCTGATTACCGGAAAGTGACGGTACCAGTTTGGAAGGACATTTTTGTGCCAGGGTGGAAGGATATTCAG gtTCCCGCGTATAAAAAGCTTTGGAAGCCCAAATGGGTTAAGGTGGGTGTACCTGGCGAAAAATACTTAGGCAAAGATCACGATGGCTGGGAGTACACTTCACATGACCTTTGGAAGAAGCGGCTGGTCTGGGAAGCTTATTGGCAAAAGTACTTTAAACCATCCAAAACCAAAATTTGGATTCCAGACAAGAAGCTGGTATGGAATGATAAATGGGTCAAAATCTGGCGCCCTGCCACCAAAGAGATCTGGATTGATGATAAGAAACTTGTTTGGAAGGAGGCTTGGCAAAAGTACTGGAAGCCATCGAAAAAGCTGGTCTACGTGTGGGACAAAAAATTGGAGTGGCAAGAGTCCTACAAGCAGATATTTATACCGTACTGGAAGGATATCGTTGTTCCTGGAATCAAGAAAATTTGGAAGCCCGTCTGGATTTCAGAGTGGTTCCCTTCGCCCGATCACCACGACCACCATCATGACCACGAATCTCACGGTTGGGATCGAAAGGATGTCTCATCCGGAAACGAAGTAACTGGTACACCAGTCACTACAACGCCATCACCTATTTCAACTTTGTGGAaatttccaaaataa
- the LOC110997600 gene encoding putative fatty acyl-CoA reductase CG5065, whose product MSAGMSINDYYRGKGVLLTGGSGFMGKVLVEKLLYSVPDIGNIYILMRPKRGKSVNQRIEEMQRLPLFDRIRNERPSAFKKVKVLQGDVLFENFGLSDMDVEKLSEEIALVFHFAATLRLEAPLKDNVNMNTCGTQRTLNVAKRFKKLEVFVHLSTAFCYPDYKVLEEKIHPPTVLPSDIMRLIEWLDDEQLALLTPSLLGAHPNCYTYSKRLAESIVANAFEGMPVVIARPSIVCPALSEPLPGWVDNLNGPVGLMLGAGKGAIRTMLCDGSLFAQVIPVDTAINAIIAIGMIEGLRKEKPDVIPIYNINTGHQKPTTWGDVLMIGKDYGRKYPLAWPLWYPNGDITTNYALHEFKRIFYHLLPAYCIDFLLFITGQKRFMLRVQERISQGLQVLQYFTMRPWTFPCPNFDAIESKLHDDDKKTFSTDLSNVEKEKYIQNCVEGGRLYCLKEDPTKIHLNRMYHNFLYVLDWIVKILFSLLILSFLAKWFEPVKDVFSLGEPVVKRLPFLGSAVFDK is encoded by the exons ATGTCAGCTGGAATGTCAATAAATGATTACTACAGGGGCAAGGGTGTCCTACTAACGGGTGGCTCGGGCTTTATGGGCAAAGTGTTAGTCGAGAAACTCCTGTACAGTGTTCCAGACATTGGCAACATTTATATTCTCATGCGTCCCAAGAGGGGAAAGTCTGTCAATCAACGAATAGAGGAAATGCAACGATTACCT CTCTTCGACCGCATCAGAAATGAACGTCCATCAGCCTTCAAAAAGGTTAAGGTCCTACAAGGCGACGTCTTGTTCGAGAACTTCGGTCTGTCAGATATGGATGTAGAGAAATTGTCTGAAGAGATAGCTTTGGTATTCCATTTTGCCGCAACTCTCAGACTAGAGGCGCCACTTAAAGACAACGTCAATATGAACACATGCGGGACCCAAAGAACCTTGAATGTCGcgaaaagatttaaaaaattagaagTCTTTGTTCATCTTTCGACCGCTTTCTGCTACCCGGATTACAAGGTTCTCGAGGAAAAG ATACACCCGCCTACAGTGTTGCCATCGGATATAATGCGGCTTATAGAATGGTTGGACGACGAACAGCTAGCCCTACTTACACCTTCGTTGCTGGGAGCACATCCTAACTGTTATACCTATTCCAAGAGATTAGCAGAATCCATAGTTGCGAATGCATTTGAAGGAATGCCCGTTGTCATTGCTCGCCCTAGTATAG TTTGTCCTGCTTTATCGGAGCCACTTCCCGGGTGGGTAGACAATCTAAATGGCCCCGTAGGACTCATGCTGGGTGCTGGAAAAGGCGCTATCCGAACTATGCTCTGCGATGGATCCCTTTTTGCTCAAGTAATCCCTGTGGATACGGCCATTAATGCAATCATAGCGATTGGTATGATTGAAGGACTACGGAAGGAGAA gccAGATGTAAtaccaatttataatattaacactGGACACCAAAAGCCAACCACCTGGGGCGATGTTTTAATGATAGGAAAGGACTACGGCAGAAAGTATCCTCTGGCGTGGCCACTCTGGTACCCAAATGGTGATATAACAACAAACTATGCGTTACACGAGTTCAAAAGGATATTCTACCACCTACTTCCAGCGTATTGCATAGACTTTTTGCTGTTCATCACTGGACAAAAAcgatt TATGCTCCGAGTCCAAGAAAGGATAAGCCAAGGCCTACAAGTACTACAATATTTCACAATGCGGCCATGGACCTTCCCATGCCCGAATTTTGATGCGATTGAGTCGAAACTTCATGACGACgataaaaaaacctttagcACCGACCTTAGCAATGTTGAGAAAGAGAAATACATCCAGAATTGTGTGGAAGGCGGTCGCTTGTATTGTTTAAAGGAGGATCCCactaaaatacatttgaataGAATGTATCATAATTT CCTCTACGTTTTGGATTGGATAGTGAAGATTCTCTTTTCGTTACTGATTTTATCGTTCTTGGCAAAATGGTTCGAGCCTGTCAAAGATGTGTTCAGCTTGGGGGAACCCGTAGTGAAACGTCTACCATTCTTGGGGTCTGCagtatttgataaataa